In a single window of the Pedococcus dokdonensis genome:
- a CDS encoding phosphoenolpyruvate carboxykinase (GTP) gives MTTEATHTDQRAGGTTHAGLQAWVDEVAAMTTPDHIEWVTGSDAEWTRLTDKLVEAGTFVRLDEEKKPNSFYAASDPTDVARVEDRTYICSVEEKDAGPTNNWMDPNEMKDLMRGLYAGCMKGRTMYVIPFVMGHVEAENPMFGVEITDSEYVVVSMRVMARCGVNVLRRIEELGADAKYVPALHSVGAPLEPGQADVKWPCNTEKYIVQFPEERMIWSYGSGYGGNALLGKKCYSLRIASAMARDEGWLAEHMLILKLISPEQQTYYVAAAFPSACGKTNLAMLAPTIPGWKVETLGDDIAWMRFGEDGRLYAVNPEFGFFGVAPGTNEHTNPNAMKTINKGNSVFTNVALTDDGDIWWEGLENTPAHATSWKGEDWTPDSDELSSHANSRYCTPIEQCDILAKEYYDPKGVPISAIFFGGRRKTTVPLVTESRDWVHGTFMGATLSSETTAAATGAVGVVRRDPMAMLPFIGYNAGDYFQHWINMGKDADASKLPKIFYVNWFRRDEDGGFLWPGFGENSRVLKWAIERIEGKAAAVETPIGHVPTPESLDTDGLDLSDAALEAALSVDAEEWKAEIPQIEEWFEKFGETLPTQLRVELDGLKARLGME, from the coding sequence ATGACGACCGAGGCGACGCACACCGACCAGCGGGCAGGCGGCACGACTCACGCCGGCCTGCAGGCATGGGTCGACGAGGTGGCCGCGATGACCACCCCCGACCACATCGAGTGGGTCACCGGCTCCGACGCCGAGTGGACCCGACTGACCGACAAGCTCGTCGAGGCCGGCACCTTCGTGCGCCTCGACGAGGAGAAGAAGCCGAACAGCTTCTACGCTGCCTCCGACCCGACCGACGTCGCCCGGGTCGAGGACCGCACCTACATCTGCTCCGTCGAGGAGAAGGACGCCGGGCCCACCAACAACTGGATGGACCCGAACGAGATGAAGGACCTCATGCGCGGGCTCTACGCCGGCTGCATGAAGGGCCGCACGATGTACGTCATCCCGTTCGTGATGGGCCACGTCGAGGCCGAGAACCCGATGTTCGGCGTCGAGATCACCGACTCCGAGTACGTCGTGGTCTCCATGCGCGTGATGGCCCGCTGCGGGGTCAACGTCCTGCGTCGCATCGAGGAGCTCGGCGCGGACGCCAAGTACGTCCCCGCCCTGCACTCCGTCGGCGCCCCGCTCGAGCCGGGCCAGGCCGACGTGAAGTGGCCGTGCAACACCGAGAAGTACATCGTCCAGTTCCCCGAGGAGCGGATGATCTGGTCCTACGGATCCGGCTACGGCGGCAATGCCCTGCTGGGCAAGAAGTGCTACTCCCTGCGCATCGCCAGCGCGATGGCCCGCGACGAGGGCTGGCTCGCCGAGCACATGCTCATCCTCAAGCTGATCTCCCCGGAGCAGCAGACCTACTACGTCGCGGCCGCGTTCCCGAGCGCCTGTGGGAAGACCAACCTGGCGATGCTCGCCCCGACGATCCCCGGCTGGAAGGTCGAGACCCTGGGTGACGACATCGCCTGGATGCGGTTCGGCGAGGACGGCCGCCTGTATGCCGTGAACCCCGAGTTCGGCTTCTTCGGCGTCGCCCCCGGCACCAACGAGCACACCAACCCCAACGCGATGAAGACCATCAACAAGGGCAACTCCGTCTTCACCAACGTCGCGCTCACCGACGACGGCGACATCTGGTGGGAGGGCCTGGAGAACACGCCGGCCCACGCGACCAGCTGGAAGGGCGAGGACTGGACGCCCGACTCAGACGAGCTCTCCAGCCACGCCAACAGCCGCTACTGCACCCCGATCGAGCAGTGCGACATCCTCGCAAAGGAGTACTACGACCCCAAGGGCGTGCCGATCTCGGCGATCTTCTTCGGCGGTCGCCGCAAGACGACGGTCCCCCTGGTGACCGAGTCGCGCGACTGGGTGCACGGCACGTTCATGGGCGCGACGCTCTCCTCGGAGACGACCGCGGCCGCGACTGGAGCCGTCGGCGTGGTGCGCCGGGACCCGATGGCGATGCTGCCCTTCATCGGCTACAACGCCGGCGACTACTTCCAGCACTGGATCAACATGGGCAAGGACGCCGACGCGTCCAAGCTCCCGAAGATCTTCTACGTCAACTGGTTCCGTCGGGACGAGGACGGTGGCTTCCTCTGGCCGGGCTTCGGTGAGAACAGCCGCGTGCTCAAGTGGGCGATCGAGCGCATCGAGGGCAAGGCCGCCGCGGTCGAGACCCCGATCGGCCACGTGCCCACGCCCGAGTCGCTCGACACCGATGGCCTCGACCTGAGCGACGCCGCCCTCGAGGCCGCCCTCTCCGTCGATGCCGAGGAGTGGAAGGCCGAGATCCCGCAGATCGAGGAGTGGTTCGAGAAGTTCGGCGAGACCCTGCCGACGCAGCTCCGGGTGGAGCTCGACGGCCTGAAGGCTCGCCTCGGCATGGAGTGA
- a CDS encoding DinB family protein, with protein sequence MSDSEGQQVDSHPGFDATHRGVTFRRHDLTGAVFDDTWLTGARFRNVAMKGARITGSQVVDVVITGDVEGLVVNGVDVTEFVEAELTRREPDRVKMRPRTPAQFRAAWDILERRWAETFERAGRLDPELLHTRVDDEWSFIETQRHLVFATDSWIRRALLGDPSPWSPLDLPHDDMGDIPAVPRDPDARPSLDEVLALRRDRMTTMREVVDGLTDEQLAGRTTPVTEPGYPESRDFLVADVVGCIINEEWQHHQYAIRDLAVLESGREA encoded by the coding sequence ATGAGCGACAGCGAAGGGCAGCAGGTCGACTCCCACCCCGGCTTCGACGCCACCCACCGGGGCGTGACCTTCCGGCGTCACGACCTCACGGGCGCGGTGTTCGACGACACCTGGCTGACCGGTGCGCGGTTCCGGAACGTCGCGATGAAGGGCGCCCGGATCACGGGGTCGCAGGTCGTCGACGTCGTCATCACCGGCGACGTCGAGGGTCTCGTCGTCAACGGTGTCGACGTCACCGAGTTCGTCGAGGCGGAGCTCACCCGGCGCGAGCCCGACCGCGTCAAGATGCGGCCGCGCACGCCTGCGCAGTTCAGAGCGGCCTGGGACATCCTCGAGCGACGGTGGGCGGAGACCTTCGAGCGGGCCGGCCGCCTCGACCCCGAGCTGCTGCACACGCGGGTCGACGACGAGTGGTCGTTCATCGAGACCCAGCGGCACCTGGTCTTCGCCACCGACTCGTGGATCCGTCGCGCACTGCTGGGCGACCCCTCGCCCTGGAGCCCGTTGGACCTGCCGCACGACGACATGGGTGACATCCCGGCGGTGCCCCGCGATCCCGACGCGCGTCCGTCGCTCGACGAGGTGCTCGCCCTGCGCCGCGACCGCATGACCACCATGCGTGAGGTCGTCGACGGCCTGACCGACGAGCAGCTGGCCGGCCGCACGACGCCCGTGACGGAGCCCGGCTATCCCGAGTCGCGCGACTTCCTCGTCGCCGACGTCGTGGGATGCATCATCAACGAGGAGTGGCAGCACCACCAGTACGCCATCCGCGACCTCGCCGTCCTCGAGTCGGGTCGAGAGGCCTGA
- a CDS encoding helix-turn-helix domain-containing protein: protein MNTATAQRATEDTQPTLLLTLGEVASHLRCTRRSVEREVARHHMHVVRIGRSVRVERRELNRYLQSLRDPDEG from the coding sequence ATGAACACTGCAACTGCCCAGAGGGCCACCGAGGACACTCAGCCCACACTTCTGTTGACGCTTGGCGAGGTCGCATCGCATCTGCGGTGTACGCGGCGCAGCGTCGAGCGTGAAGTAGCACGCCATCACATGCACGTTGTTCGCATCGGCCGTTCCGTCCGAGTCGAGCGACGCGAGCTCAACCGCTACCTCCAGTCCCTTAGGGACCCCGATGAAGGGTAG